The Quercus lobata isolate SW786 chromosome 4, ValleyOak3.0 Primary Assembly, whole genome shotgun sequence genome segment CATCCATCCTCAGATGATGATGTGATCCATATAGCAACATCACGAACAACATCATGCATCTTTACGGTGCCCTTTTTGGAACCATCTTCCAACAAACGAGAGTCCTTTAGATTTTCAATTAAAGCTATTTCTCTATTGACTGAATCAACATAGTTCTGCTGTTCATCTATCAAACCTTCTGCTCGCCAATGCAGTACTAGTTCACTGACTTCAATTGAGAAGTCCTCAGGAAAGAAAGAGCAGTATAGGAAAcaagattttgtgtttttacCTTGTAATGAGTCGTAACTCCACTTCAAAGGCTTATAGACCTCATACTCAATGCCTTCTACAGAAGGCACTGACCTTTGCAACTCTTTTAAGGCATCTTCCCATAACTCAACCTTTGTCTTTCTTCTCATAGCAGCTCCCACTATGATGATGGCCAGAGGTAATCCGCAACATTCTCTTGCAATTGCTTCTGCAAATGGTTTAATTCCTTCCAAATGAGCCACATCTCCTGCCTTTTGACTGAACAATTGCCAAGCTtcttcatcatttaaaacatcAACTTTAACTTCCACATCGGTCATCATTTTCCTACAAACTTCCATAAACCGAGTTGTCAATATGATTTTAGAACCTTTATGAACATCAGGCTGTGGAACACCCAGACTGTCCAAATCAAGTTTCTGCCAAACATCATCTAGAATGAGTAGATatttttcctcattcgtaagtCTTTGATGAAGTCTAATGGCCATTCTCTCCACGCTTTCTTCCATTTTCATCTCCAAATTCAATCTCAGAGCTATTTGTGTTTGTACCTGTTTCATGTCCAAATTCTTGGAAACGGAAACCCAAATGATGACGCCAAAAATGTTCCTTGTAGTACTCTTGAGCTCATTGTTGAGAGTTATTACCATAGTAGTCTTGCCTACTCCTCCCAGTCCCCAAATACCAATCCTCTGAAATCTATCATCAGACAATAGCCTCATAgttttttctaaaacttttgaTGCTGTTGTTTGATCCTGAATTGAAGGTCCAGGAATATGCTCCACCGCTCTGGGAACTCTAGTAGGATAAACCAGACCGTGTGGAAACTTTCCAGCTTTTAGAAGCCTTTTGATGTTATCTAGTATTTCCTCAACTTCCCTGCTACCTTTGTACCGCTTACTGAAATTTAAGAAACATGTAGAAGGCTGATTTTCATGAATCCGATTGACTCTAGGCTGAAGCATTTCGACATCCTCAAGCCAAGTTATGACTGGAGCTCTGATTTGGCTCCCTT includes the following:
- the LOC115986253 gene encoding disease resistance protein At4g27190-like translates to MKSRIDRRKEIIHETEAAKKEGSQIRAPVITWLEDVEMLQPRVNRIHENQPSTCFLNFSKRYKGSREVEEILDNIKRLLKAGKFPHGLVYPTRVPRAVEHIPGPSIQDQTTASKVLEKTMRLLSDDRFQRIGIWGLGGVGKTTMVITLNNELKSTTRNIFGVIIWVSVSKNLDMKQVQTQIALRLNLEMKMEESVERMAIRLHQRLTNEEKYLLILDDVWQKLDLDSLGVPQPDVHKGSKIILTTRFMEVCRKMMTDVEVKVDVLNDEEAWQLFSQKAGDVAHLEGIKPFAEAIARECCGLPLAIIIVGAAMRRKTKVELWEDALKELQRSVPSVEGIEYEVYKPLKWSYDSLQGKNTKSCFLYCSFFPEDFSIEVSELVLHWRAEGLIDEQQNYVDSVNREIALIENLKDSRLLEDGSKKGTVKMHDVVRDVAIWITSSSEDGCKSLVRSEFCLSEISVGEFSNSLKRVSFMNSHIESLPNCLIQCLEVSTLLLQGSCRFEKVPYRFLLGFEALKVLNLSRTNIHSLPDSLLQLGDLCALFLRHCKYIEVVPILGSLRKLQILDLCEGFLKALLCLEFPCTRSSLFQ